CAACCTAAAAATAATAGGGCGGCAAGAAGCAGAAAAAGAACTGGTTCCTATTGCAAAACTCAGAGACTTTTTGATTTGGCGACAAAAAGAATTTATTGAAAAATACATTGGTGTTCGTTATGACACCAATGATGACGAGCACTCCATTTTAGAGGCAGAATTGAAAAGCGGAAACAAGTTAATAGCAGTGGTAAACACTCAACTTCTTAATTGGGACAGCAAGGCTTCTCACCCATGGATAGCTGTAATAACTTTCAAATATGACGGGCAAAACAACAACGGTATGCCCAACGAAAAGGATTACGAAAGTTTGAATGAAATTGAAGAAAGCATAATGGCACAACTTTCGAGCAAAGACGGCTATTTATATATTGGCAGACAAACCGCTAAAAACGAACGAGAGGTTTATTTTGCCTGCAAAGATTTTCGTAAACCTTCAAAAGTATTTTTAAAAACACAACAAGACTATAACACTAAATTTGAAATAGAATATGATATTTACAAAGACAAATACTGGCAATCATTTGAACGATTCAGACCGAACTAACAAAAGTACAGCCACCAATAAGCGTTTCGCGCCATAGCTTTACCCTATTTGCATTAGCCTTAAAATCATAAGGGAATTTACCTGTCTTTACAACTGACCGCTAACCTTCACCCGGAAAAACCATGGTATGTTGTACGATATTTTTGAAATACTAAACAATGAAAAACATTCTATTTTTTTGGGGGGTTCTTGACTTTTATTGGTTGCCAAAACTCATCTTCTGAGCTTTCACCAAAACTAATAAAAAACAATAAGGGGGAAATATATATTTCCTTAGTCAACGATTACTTTGAGAAAACTACTTTTGATTTGACAAATGAAGAAGTAAGTCAGATCAATCAGCTTTTAATCCAAGCGGTAAAGCAAATGGAGTCAGATGAGAATATTACTATTAACTTAAATGATTATAAAAGACAATACTGTGCTTATATCAACCCAAAAGGTGAAAAAGTAGTGCATGTAAATTGTCTGTGCAGCGTAAGAGGTGATGCTTGGCAAAGAGGATACGAGAGTGTTTTAGGTGGAGGAAAATGTTTCTTTGGAGGAACAATAAACTTATCGCTACAAAAATTCAGTGATTTTTATACCAATGCACCAAAATAAAAACGTAGTATAATATTATATCAAGCTACAAAACCATAAAAAAAAAAATGAGCGATAAAATAATACAAACCATAACCGATTTTGTTAAAGGAGGCGACCATAGCGACACAGTTCTCTTAGACAAAGTGCTTCATAAAGATTTTCGTGTCACTAATAACGGTTTTATGGGAACGAATGGCGTAACCATTATTGACAAACAACAGTATTTATCAAACATCCGTGAAGGTATTTTTGGGGGCTTACCCAGGACAATGACAATTGAAAATATAGATGAAACTAAAACAATTGCAACGGTAAAACTTCGTTTAGAAAGTGCTGAAAATAATTTCGTTTCATACAATTCATTAGTATTGGACACCGACAACGAATGGAAAATTATAAATAATCTTGCCGTTGTTGAAGCAAAAAAATAACGAAGCACTAACAGTGGTTTGATGTAATGGCTCCACTCTATTTTTAGGTCTGAAAATCAAAACAAATTATTATCTATCTTTACTCTAACCACCAAGCTTTCCAACACAAAAGCAATACCTTGATATCATCAGTAATTTATGAGATATAGTAAAATAATATTATTAATGCCTTTAATTATGTTTGGTTTTTCCACTTTTGGTCAAACATTAGAAAAGAAGTTTATCGGATGTTGGGGAGACACTACCTGGGATTTTAAATTCCAAAAGAATGGAAAATATAAAAGAACTTCATCCGGTCATTACGGCTTTACCGAAGTTTCCGGAAAATATACAGTTAAGAATGATACCATTCATTTAAAATCGGGTTTTAAAAATACTAACGGCACCGTAAATGAGTTTTATATAATTGAAAACGATTCAATTCTTGTGGATATGAATAACGGTTACGGTTATACAGCATACAAAGATGTTTATCCAAGTCGAATTTATTGTGATTTAAAATATCCATTAGTAAGCACCGCAGAAGAAATAGCTGAATTGAATATTGAAAGATATCTAAATTTAGCCTTGAATTCAGCGTTAATTAAAAAGTTTTATCATTTTGATGAATTACCGGAACGCAACTTAATTATAGCTGAATATTACAATCTAAGAGCTAATATAGAAGTTGACGGTAAAACAGCTATATACAAACCCCTTAAAGAAATTCAGGATAAATTTTATATAGAAATTATAGACTTTTCCAATGCATTTAGCCTATTTTCCGCAACGTTTAGGCTTCATGGCGAAGGAATAACTTTTAAAGTTTGGTTCGATACGCCATGTACAAAGTGCAACGTAAACACTTCAGTTATTGAAAATTAAAGATAGCCAACAACGGGGTCTTGGCTATACTTGATTTGTTTGTATCAACAATTTAAGTCATGACAAACATGACGTATAAAAAAACCTGATGAGGGGTCATCAGGAATTTAAAAAAAAATTGGGTTATAAATGTAAACTTATACGATTTCAATGCCGTTTTCTTCTAATAACATTAAAAGATAACTGCTTTGATTGGGGTTGTATTTTTCTACGCCACTTTGGTACCATTTCTGGATGACGTCAATTTGAAAGGCGGTATAATCATCGGCATCAATGTCCATGCCCAGCATCCCGGCCAATAAAAAATCTTCCAGTACTTTATTGGTCACTATTAATTTGGGAATTCCGTAAGTGATTTTTCCGTTTAATCGTTCGTACTCTACTCTTCCTTGTTCAAATCCAAAAGCATAAGCTTCACTACTGTCCTCAATACAATCAATGTATGGGTTGAGTCCGCTGGCGTATCCGTCTAAGTAATCTTGTCTGTAAACGGGGTTGAATATGTTTTTCATAATACTTATTGTGGCATTTAATACTTCAAAGCTATTAAGTATACTCGAGTTTGATTTTAAAAATCGTTGAAAGGATAAAAAACTCTTTAAATCACGAGGGGCGTGACGTTCGTCGATGGAATACCAACAAAAAACCCGATGAATTTCTCCATCGGGTTTTTCCATTTATGGTGGATACAAAGATTATCGTTTTACAACCCGAAGATTTTTCACATGGTCACCCTGAGTTACTATTATAGTATAAACACCGGAAGCGTAACCTTCACCGATAGCAAGCTCTAACGCTTCATCAACTCCAATTGCTTTCTTATCCAATAATTTTCCGGTCATATCGTATACTGAAACGCTTACGATAGCACTGCTTGTGGTGTTCAGGTTTAAATGGAAGTTATCATTGTATGGGTTTGGATAGGCTACAACATCAAATATTGGTTTAACAGCTTTACTGATTGATCCTCCTTCCGTATTTCCATCATCAGGACAAGCTTTGTACCATACTGCAACTGCAGCCCCGGTAATACTAACGCCACAAGAGTTAGTGAATACTGCTCTGAAGTAGTTTACACCATTCGAAACAAGTGTACTAGCTACCATATAACTTATACCGTTAGCCCCTGAAATATCACTAAATCCGGTAGTACTTGATGCCGTTGAATGTTGCCATTGGATAGTACCCACATAACCGTCACTGATAGTCAATAGCTTAACTGTACTTCTGCAAATGGCAGTTGTAACTGTTTTTCCTGTTGGTGAAGTGGTGCTAGCGACAACAGCTTTAGCAACTGGTTTAGCCACTACATATACATAAGCCAAATCACTGTATAAAGTAGAACATGAACCAATAGTTACTTTAGCTCTAAAAGCTGAACTATAAGTAAGATTCCCTGTTGGATAAACTAAACTGTGATTCGTGGTTGCCATCCATGTTGGAGTCGCCGTGGCATAGTTGGTCGACTTTTCCCAGGTAATAGTGCCGGTAGCATTCGACAAACTCAAAGTAGTGCCGGTAGCAGGACATACCGTGGTGCCTCCCGAAATGGTTCCCACTACGGCAACGTCGGTTAGTGTATAAACCACAACATTAGTATAGACCGAAGTACAAGCACCACTGGTTACTTTAGCTCTGAAATATAAGTTGGTGCTTATACCCGTTACTGTATAAGTAGCCGCTGTACTGCTGGTTGAAGTAGTCCCAAAAGGAACCATTTGTGCATCGGTAGTTTTAGGTACATTGGCATAACTAATTCCATCTGTAGAATATTCCCATTGAATCTTACCGGTATATCCGGCTAGTTTTAAAGAACCCGAGCTGCCACTGCAAACAGTACCTCCACCGATTACGGTACCGGCTACTGATGTCGGATTAACCGTTATGGTTTTAACAGCAGTAGTGGCTGTGGTATTATTACATCCATTTATAACAATTACCCGATAAGCTTTATCCGAGGCAGCATTAGCGCCGGTAAGTGTATAACTTAAAATAGTGGCATCGGGTATATCGGTAAAAGGCCCTGCCGATGTTGGTGCCGATTGCCATTGACAGGCATTTCCAATAGCACCTGTAAGTGATAAAGTGATATCGTCCCCAGTACATACTGAAGAAGCTGAAGCTATAGAACCCGCTTTAACCGTACTCAAAACCCCTATGGTAATGATTCTTGAAGTACTGGTTCCGCAATCACCGGTAACTATTAATCGGTAACGTAACACTGTATTGGTCGCAGCCATTTTGGTAATAGTTAAATCGGCTGTTGTAAATCCGCTAAAATGATAAACAGCATACTGCCCCTCATTGGTTATAGTGGTCCAAGGTGCGGTGGAGCTGGTTTGATATTGCCAAACATAAGTAGGATTAGACAAATTAGTCACTGCTTGAAGCGATCGTTGAGAACCAATAGCTGAACAAATATAATTATCAAAAGGTTCCTCACTGAAGGAAGGTTCACAAGGTAAAAGTGTAGAAAAAGCAAATGAAGCACTGGCAGTACTGCAATCATTTTGGGTTGAAACGGTATAAGTTGTGGATGGAGTCTGTACCGTAGGCGTTCCGGAAATGCTACCGCTTATAGTATCAAAATGCAAGCCCTCAGGTAAACTCGGTGTAATCGAAAAAACGCTCATACCTCCAATTTTTTTAGCAAAACCACTTTCCTGTTCAACTACAATAATATTACCGTCTTTATCAAAAGTAATGGCGGTTGGAAAAAAAACATAATTGGTTAGTCGGTAAATAGCTCCATTAAAAGTAATAACTTTAACACAATTATCCCCTAAATCCGATACAAATAAATTCCCATTGCTATCCATCGTCATTCCTTTAGCATTAATCCCTTGTGAAATGAATTCGGAAACCGTACCATCCGGAAGGATTTTTTGAATTTGAGAACCATCAGTAACATAAACTAAACCAGACGGACTAACGGCTATGCTATAGGGTGACAGGGTCAAATTGGCTAAAAGTGTAACTGTACCGTCTGGTGCTATTTTCTTTACCGCATTGTTACCGGCGTCAGACACATAGACAGTACCTGCTCCGTCAATAGCCAAACCTTGCGGGTTATTAAATCCGGAACCTATCGTGATAATACTGCCATCGGTATTTATTCTTTTTACGCTATTGCTAGCGGCATCGGCTACATAAACATTTCCGGCAGCATCGGCTACTAAACCACATGGACCATTAAATCCTGAGTATGTAAATCGATTGCCGTTGGCATCGACTTTATAAACAACATCAAAATTAGTATTCGAAAAATATAAATTACCCGCATTGTCTTTACAAGCACCATAGGAAATACTCAATCGGTGTCTTATTATGGTAAAACTGTCATCCGGAGCAAATTTTACAATCCCGCTATAATTGGTAGTATATACATTCCCCAAAGCATCTGCTGTCATTGTTTTAGGTTGACCAAACAGACCTGCATTGATGGATTGAAGAATAGCACCGCTTGAATTAATTCTATTTGCAACTCCATTTTGGTACACATAAATTTGACCTAAAACATTTGAACATATACCATCGGCTATCATACCATTAAAAAACAAAATGCTTAAAGAACCGTTGGGCGTTATTTTAAATAATTTACTGCTGGCTGTAAAATAGACTGTACCAGTGGCGTCAACCGCTATACCGCCCATAACCTCAAAAGTAAACAAGGTAGTGATATTGCCGCTCGGAGTCATTTTTTTCAAACTTGAATTGTATACATTAAAGGCATAATCGGGTATGCTGGTTACAAACAAATTGCCGAAAGTATCAATGGCAATTCCGTAAGGCGCAATAAAAGCTGTAGAAACAGTTGTAACCGTGCGGTCAGGAGCGATTTTTTTGATGGCGTTATTTCTGGTATCGGCTACATATACGTTTCCGGCTGCATCTACCGCCAATCCTTGAGGTTTGTTAAAACTGCCTGTAATGTTGTACATATCTCCGTTAGGCGTTATTTTTCTGATGGAATTTTTATCCGTATCAGCCACAAAAAGATTCCCTGAGGCATCTATTACGACACCGCCCGGGTTGCTGATAACGGGTCCGAAATTGACAGCAGCACCCGAAAGCAATATGGGTTGCCCTGCTGAATTTGTTGGTTCTATGGGAGTAATAGCCGTGCTCGGCAAATAATTAGTAGCTACCGAATTGTATTGAATAACCGGAGCAGTATTCACTTTTATAAGGTTTTGATAGATCCATGACTCAACACTACCACAGCTACCGGTAACAAGGCAGGTATAGTATCCGGCGTCATTTGAAGTGGCATCGCTCAAAATCAGATTGTCCGAGTTGGCTCCCGGTACCGGCACACCGTCCTTTTTCCATTGGTAGGTTAAATCTGTTCCTTCTGCCTGTATGAACAAATAGGCAAAACCACCCTCGCAAATGGTTTGTGAATTAATTGGATCATAAACAATTGTTGGCGGAGAACATTGTGCTATACTTTTTCCGGAAAGGAGCAACAATAAAAAAAATAAGTGTTTGATTTTATTGCTTTTAAAGCTTGTAATGATAGCTTTCATGACTCAAATTTAAAGGGTTAGTAAACAAAGCTACTTATCCCCAGCTGAATCAGCAATAGCGGTTTTCCCTGATGGTAGGACTAAATTTGTGATAAATAACCGAGTTTGGCTACTTCTCTTATCATACCGGCTACATTTTTAACATCAAGTTTGACAAAGATGCTTTTGCGGTGGTTTTCTACGGTATTAATAGAGATGTTGAGTTCAGTAGCTATATCACTGGTAGTAAATTCGCGGGCTATGAGTTGTACTATTTCTATTTCTCTTTCGCTTAACGAGTTGGGTTTTAGAGGTGCAGTTTTTTTAATCATAAAAGCATAATCCTCCGGAAGTGAAATATGACCTTCATGCACTAACAAAATAGCTTCAACCAAATCTTCTAAATCCTGATTTTTATTGACATAGCCTTTTACACCAATGGCTAATAAATTATCAACCAAAACAGCACTGGCCAAAGAAGTAAAAGAAATCACTTTACTATCAGCATAATTTTTACACAAGAACTCATACACTTCCAATCCTTTGATGTCTATACCTAACAAATCAACTATAAAAACATCTATCAGTGGACTATCTATCAACTTTTCGTGTAGTTCAGTTTTACTTTTGGCAGTAAACACTACCTCAATAGCAGGCTGATCGTTCAGAAAACTGACTAAACTTCTCAACACTACCGGATGATCTTCAAAAATCGCTACTGTAATCATGTGACAAAAATGATTTTTTTTGGGCAATAAATCCATAGCGGTTTTCCCCAACTATGGCAATACTATCGAAAAGGTGCAACCTCCCATTTGGTGATTTTCTGCCAGGATAGTGCCTTTATGTTTTTGCATTAATTCATAAGAAAGATACAATCCTAAACCAAACCCTGACTCCTGTTGGGTTCCTAACCCCGGATTGATTACTTGGTGAAATAACTTGTTCATTTTTTTCTCAGGAATACCGCAACCATAATCCCTGATTTTAATACTGTTTTCTATGCAATATATTTCAACAGTGCTATTGGGGTTTGAAAACTTAAGAGCATTGTTGACTACGTTTCTTAAAACAATTTTTAAAACCTCGGGAGGAAAAACAATAAGCTCCTCCTCAGCAATAGCATTCAAAATAGTAATACTTTTTTCTTTTGCCTTGTTGGTGGATTGTTTGATTATTTCGTCAACAAAGAGTTTGAGTTTTATTTCCACCACATTAGTTACGCTAACTTTCAACTCTGTTTTGGCCCAATCCAGCAAACTTTCAAGCATGGCATCCGACTGTTCCAGTTGTAATCCCACATCTTTCATATAAGTCGCAATCATTGAGTTTTCTGATTTTTCAACTTCTTTATTGGAAAGTAATAGTTTTAAAGTGGTTATTGGTCCTTTGAAATCGTGCGAGATAACTGAAAATATCTTCTGATGCAACAGATTGAACTGTATTAATTCTTTGTTATTATTTTCAATTTGTGCTTTTTGTTTCTCCAATTCTAAATTGGTTAACTTTTGTTTTTTAGAAAGGCGTAACAAATAGAAAATCAATACACAAAATGCCAAAATAGCAAAAACAGTAGCCACCAAAACGATTCTTTGGTTTCGAATAATCTGGTCATTTTTTTTATTAATCAGCTTTAAGGAATTGTTCTTTTCGGTCTTTAAGTTGTTTTGGTACTGGGCTTCCAACTCATCCATATTTTGGTTGCGCACATTTAGGGCATACTTACCTTCTAACAAAATTATGGTGTCATACAACTCGTTGGCTTCCTTATAGTAAGCATTATTTTGCAGAATTTTGTATTGTGCTTTTCGGGTATTAATACTGTTTACCAGTTCTTTACACGAATCAGCTTGTTTGACTGCTAAATCAACGGTATATAAGGCCTGTTTTACATGCCTCATTTTATCATATACTTCAGCCATTTTACTGGTAACTTCGGGAATCTTACAATAGTCATTATACTTTTTGGTCAGCTGTAATGCCGTTTCAAATTCAGCCAAACTTTCTTTGTATTTCCGCTGTAGCGTTAAGCAATAACCCAGCATACAATGATTGTCTATATCATAAAAACTACTTTGATGTAATTGTTTGGCTTTCAAAGCATATTGATAGGCTAATTCAAATTTTAATTCGGTATAATAAATATCCGCCAAATTGATATAATTTCGTTTTTTGAAGTCGGAGGACACAGTTTTTTCATTACAATATTCGAGCGATTTTTGACTGTAAGCCACCGCTTCGTTATACCGGCAGACTCTTTTATAATAAATGCTTTTGTAATAATTGAGTCCGGCTAATTCATAGCGAGAAAGGTTTTCATTTTCTGAAAATTTACTAATCAGAAAAGCAATGCTGTCAAATTTTTTATCTTTTTCAAACTCTCTAAATGCACTGTTAAAGGCAGTAAAACGGGTAGTTGATTTTTGAGAATAGGAAGTAAACACTACTGAAAGAAGTAGAAAGAGAAAGGTTTTCTTTTTCAATAATGAAAATGACATACGTTTACTTTATTGACTTTAAATAAATAACAAATTCCCGAATCAAAAAAAGAATCAGGGTAAACTGCTTTCAAAAACAGACAAAAGGCAATTTATGACTCTAAAATTTAAACCACAGCTACTAAAAAACCCGATGAATTTCTCCATCGGGTTTGTATAAAAAGGGTTTATTCTTTTATTTTGCGTTAATCCAACCTACTATGGCTTCATCTGTTGGTAAGACTCTTGGCGATAACACTTTCTCTAATTCGCCTTTCTCATTGATTAAGTATTTTTGAAAATTCCACTCAACTTCACTATCCTGCAAGCCGTTTCGGCTTTTTTCGGTTAAAAATTTATAAACGTCATGTTTATCCTCTCCTTTTACCGAAATCTTACTCATCATTGGGAACGTCACCCCATAATTCATTTTGCAAAACTGCGCTATCTGACTGTCATTTCCGGGTTCCTGTGCACCAAAGTTATTGGCCGGAAACCCAACGATTACAAAGTTTTTGTCTTGATATTTTTCATAAATCGCTTCCAAATCTTTGTACTGTGGGGTTAATCCACATTCCGAAGCGGTGTTTACCACAAGTATCTTCTTTCCTTTTAAGCTCGAAAAGTCGAATTGTTTTCCGTACAAGTCGGTAACTTTAAACTGGTAAATTGTTTCTGTTTTTGTTTCTGCATTCATGGTAGTATTTTTTGTGGTTGCTGCAACCGATTTAGTTTGGGCGTTATTTTGGCAACTCCAAAGCAACATTAACCCACAACTTAGTGTCAAAAGTCTTTTCATTTTTTAAATTTTTTATAAAATTACTGATTATTCAAGAGTTTGATGTTATACAATCCCTAAATTTTTATTAAAAAAAAGAACTCAATGGTTTTTTAAAACCACTGAGTTCCCAACAAAACATGATAGAAATTTATCTTCTACCAACCAAAACAAAATGAAACAATCTCATAGCAGATTTTTCCTTTATTGAATAGTGAAACAAGTGATTCCCTATTTCCCCCATATGGACAAATGATAAAATTTT
Above is a genomic segment from Flavobacterium phycosphaerae containing:
- a CDS encoding DUF695 domain-containing protein — translated: MYDDNTVELVLTADGNTKNIVFIEELIAQAPKINGWIFTALKPATDIENVAINMAGYEFDSDNLFFYSNDYADYPDEIDICVIHNEWTEENKQQIGVGTYIFLDNYLGELDFVNNIDNLKIIGRQEAEKELVPIAKLRDFLIWRQKEFIEKYIGVRYDTNDDEHSILEAELKSGNKLIAVVNTQLLNWDSKASHPWIAVITFKYDGQNNNGMPNEKDYESLNEIEESIMAQLSSKDGYLYIGRQTAKNEREVYFACKDFRKPSKVFLKTQQDYNTKFEIEYDIYKDKYWQSFERFRPN
- a CDS encoding nuclear transport factor 2 family protein, with protein sequence MSDKIIQTITDFVKGGDHSDTVLLDKVLHKDFRVTNNGFMGTNGVTIIDKQQYLSNIREGIFGGLPRTMTIENIDETKTIATVKLRLESAENNFVSYNSLVLDTDNEWKIINNLAVVEAKK
- a CDS encoding virginiamycin B lyase family protein, translating into MKAIITSFKSNKIKHLFFLLLLLSGKSIAQCSPPTIVYDPINSQTICEGGFAYLFIQAEGTDLTYQWKKDGVPVPGANSDNLILSDATSNDAGYYTCLVTGSCGSVESWIYQNLIKVNTAPVIQYNSVATNYLPSTAITPIEPTNSAGQPILLSGAAVNFGPVISNPGGVVIDASGNLFVADTDKNSIRKITPNGDMYNITGSFNKPQGLAVDAAGNVYVADTRNNAIKKIAPDRTVTTVSTAFIAPYGIAIDTFGNLFVTSIPDYAFNVYNSSLKKMTPSGNITTLFTFEVMGGIAVDATGTVYFTASSKLFKITPNGSLSILFFNGMIADGICSNVLGQIYVYQNGVANRINSSGAILQSINAGLFGQPKTMTADALGNVYTTNYSGIVKFAPDDSFTIIRHRLSISYGACKDNAGNLYFSNTNFDVVYKVDANGNRFTYSGFNGPCGLVADAAGNVYVADAASNSVKRINTDGSIITIGSGFNNPQGLAIDGAGTVYVSDAGNNAVKKIAPDGTVTLLANLTLSPYSIAVSPSGLVYVTDGSQIQKILPDGTVSEFISQGINAKGMTMDSNGNLFVSDLGDNCVKVITFNGAIYRLTNYVFFPTAITFDKDGNIIVVEQESGFAKKIGGMSVFSITPSLPEGLHFDTISGSISGTPTVQTPSTTYTVSTQNDCSTASASFAFSTLLPCEPSFSEEPFDNYICSAIGSQRSLQAVTNLSNPTYVWQYQTSSTAPWTTITNEGQYAVYHFSGFTTADLTITKMAATNTVLRYRLIVTGDCGTSTSRIITIGVLSTVKAGSIASASSVCTGDDITLSLTGAIGNACQWQSAPTSAGPFTDIPDATILSYTLTGANAASDKAYRVIVINGCNNTTATTAVKTITVNPTSVAGTVIGGGTVCSGSSGSLKLAGYTGKIQWEYSTDGISYANVPKTTDAQMVPFGTTSTSSTAATYTVTGISTNLYFRAKVTSGACTSVYTNVVVYTLTDVAVVGTISGGTTVCPATGTTLSLSNATGTITWEKSTNYATATPTWMATTNHSLVYPTGNLTYSSAFRAKVTIGSCSTLYSDLAYVYVVAKPVAKAVVASTTSPTGKTVTTAICRSTVKLLTISDGYVGTIQWQHSTASSTTGFSDISGANGISYMVASTLVSNGVNYFRAVFTNSCGVSITGAAVAVWYKACPDDGNTEGGSISKAVKPIFDVVAYPNPYNDNFHLNLNTTSSAIVSVSVYDMTGKLLDKKAIGVDEALELAIGEGYASGVYTIIVTQGDHVKNLRVVKR
- a CDS encoding response regulator transcription factor gives rise to the protein MITVAIFEDHPVVLRSLVSFLNDQPAIEVVFTAKSKTELHEKLIDSPLIDVFIVDLLGIDIKGLEVYEFLCKNYADSKVISFTSLASAVLVDNLLAIGVKGYVNKNQDLEDLVEAILLVHEGHISLPEDYAFMIKKTAPLKPNSLSEREIEIVQLIAREFTTSDIATELNISINTVENHRKSIFVKLDVKNVAGMIREVAKLGYLSQI
- a CDS encoding ATP-binding protein; this encodes MSFSLLKKKTFLFLLLSVVFTSYSQKSTTRFTAFNSAFREFEKDKKFDSIAFLISKFSENENLSRYELAGLNYYKSIYYKRVCRYNEAVAYSQKSLEYCNEKTVSSDFKKRNYINLADIYYTELKFELAYQYALKAKQLHQSSFYDIDNHCMLGYCLTLQRKYKESLAEFETALQLTKKYNDYCKIPEVTSKMAEVYDKMRHVKQALYTVDLAVKQADSCKELVNSINTRKAQYKILQNNAYYKEANELYDTIILLEGKYALNVRNQNMDELEAQYQNNLKTEKNNSLKLINKKNDQIIRNQRIVLVATVFAILAFCVLIFYLLRLSKKQKLTNLELEKQKAQIENNNKELIQFNLLHQKIFSVISHDFKGPITTLKLLLSNKEVEKSENSMIATYMKDVGLQLEQSDAMLESLLDWAKTELKVSVTNVVEIKLKLFVDEIIKQSTNKAKEKSITILNAIAEEELIVFPPEVLKIVLRNVVNNALKFSNPNSTVEIYCIENSIKIRDYGCGIPEKKMNKLFHQVINPGLGTQQESGFGLGLYLSYELMQKHKGTILAENHQMGGCTFSIVLP
- a CDS encoding glutathione peroxidase; the encoded protein is MKRLLTLSCGLMLLWSCQNNAQTKSVAATTKNTTMNAETKTETIYQFKVTDLYGKQFDFSSLKGKKILVVNTASECGLTPQYKDLEAIYEKYQDKNFVIVGFPANNFGAQEPGNDSQIAQFCKMNYGVTFPMMSKISVKGEDKHDVYKFLTEKSRNGLQDSEVEWNFQKYLINEKGELEKVLSPRVLPTDEAIVGWINAK